A region of Mustela lutreola isolate mMusLut2 chromosome 17, mMusLut2.pri, whole genome shotgun sequence DNA encodes the following proteins:
- the GRIFIN gene encoding grifin: protein MALQVGDTLPPFCMQFEAFCAGGLAPGWSLLVQGHSDSGEDKFEINFLSEAGEIAFHVKPRFSSATMVGNTFQGGRWGQEEVSSVFPLVLGEPFEMEVSSDAEHFHVHAQEHKVLQFAHRHRPLAAITRVQVLSDHRLAQVELARRDLSWWDGGH from the exons ATGGCGCTGCAG GTGGGGGACACTCTGCCCCCCTTTTGCATGCAGTTCGAAGCCTTCTGTGCAGGGGGCCTGGCCCCTGGCTGGAGCCTGCTGGTCCAGGGACACTCTGACTCTGGAGAGGACAA GTTTGAGATCAACTTCCTGTCCGAGGCGGGGGAGATTGCCTTCCACGTCAAGCCCCGGTTCTCCAGCGCCACCATGGTGGGCAACACGTTCCAGGGGGGCcgctggggccaggaggaggtGTCCAGTGTCTTCCCGCTGGTGCTGGGGGAGCCCTTTGAG ATGGAGGTCAGCTCAGACGCGGAGCACTTCCACGTCCACGCCCAGGAGCACAAGGTGCTACAGTTCGCACACCGCCACAGGCCGCTGGCGGCCATCACCCGGGTGCAGGTGCTCAGTGACCACCGCCTGGCCCAGGTGGAGCTGGCCAGGAGGGACCTGAGCTGGTG GGACGGGGGCCACTGA